The following DNA comes from Schistocerca piceifrons isolate TAMUIC-IGC-003096 chromosome 3, iqSchPice1.1, whole genome shotgun sequence.
ctcaatctgttgtagaattatgaacatGTTTTATAATCAAGAATTATGAATTTTTGgaaaacgaaaatctcctctataaaaaatcAGCATGTATTCCGCAATCAGAGGTATTGGGATCTCAGATCGCTCTGTTCTACCGTGAGATCCATAGCGTTGTAGACAACGGCACTGAAGTTGATGCCGTgctcctggacttcaggaaggcggCTAACACTGCTCCGCACTGTCGTTTAGTACAAAAAATACCATCTTACAGAATATCGGGCCAGGTTTCCGAACGGATGAAGGAGTTCTGTgtacaaatgatctagtagaaagcgccgCAAATTCTTTAGGATTGTTCGCAGATGAGTTGTCTATcagaaagtagcaatgccagaagacagtatcgaattGCACAATGACTGCAGAGCACTGATGAATGCTTAGGCGCTGACAGATGACCCTGAACGTAAAAAAATGTAGTATATTGTCAACACTTTaggaaagaaatccaatactgtacgACATTGATGAAAAATTGATGTAAACAATATCTACCGTAAAATTTCTAGGAGTGATTATCCAGAACGACTTTAAGTGGAATGCTCCCATAAAACAGTAACAAAAGCACATGCCAGGCTGAGGATGAGCCTTAACGAAATGTAATTATCCACGAAGAAAGTTCGAtaaattcttgagtattattcatcagtttgggatccttaccaaatagcatTGTTTCGAGAGGTGTAGAAGATAAAACGGAGGGCGCCACGTTTCGTCAGTGGATcagtttagtcggcacgagagcgttacagaaatgctAAACACGTTCTAGTGGCACACTTTGCAAAACAGGCGTTGTGCATTacaattgaaatttcgagagagcactttttgGGAAGAGTCGGAAAACATATAAGTTCCTTCCACATACATCTATCCAAAAGACCAAGACGAAAAAAAACGAGAAATCACAGCTAATACAAAGGCTTACCAACAGTCATTCTCCCCACGTACCATTCGTGAATGTAATGCGGAAGGGGGAATCTGTTAGTGATACTAGAAGTCCCGTTATTCCGCGtcacttacactatgtcggcgattgctgcgcaaaaaatttctccacttacgcgtacaccaccattactctaccacgcaaacgtaggggttacactcgtctggtatgagacgttccctggaggggggtggggggtccactgggggtcgaaccgcacaataaccctggcttcggtgtggggcggcagagaggtgaagtggactgcgatagtcgtcgtggggttgtggacccctGCGGCTGCAGCAAGGACGGAGCCcctccgtcctttctaggtccccggttaacatacaacataccagaagtaccctcccccACAAACTGTTAGATTGAGGTACATGATGTAgattacacttccttgggggacaccTGATGTTTCATTCTTTTCTGGGGCACATTCGCCATCCAATATAACGTACTGAGTTCTGTTAGTCAAACATCCATCTTGCTATGCCAATATTAGCGTATATTATTCTTTTGCCCACAGCTCATACTAGTTTTATGGATCAAACAAAATCTGAAACTTAGGTCTTATAATCcaaggcagtctccttaataggttcTATGTATAAAGCaaaatgtatatgtgtatatctgTATGAAAGAGAGcggagaaaatggacaaagagagggagagaaggagatgaagaAACAGAGAGGGTGTGAAGAAAGAGATTGACAggtagaggtgggaggatgaggtggacacagAGAAGGGAAGGAGAACTCATCAGCGGACGAAACCGCGCAGAAAaggcatgcaaataaataaatttcacacCATTAGCTCTTTACTGACTGGTTCTGTTCTCAGTCCATCTTGAAAATTGATGCTTTGGCAGCAGGAGTGGCGTAACACAGAGGTCCATCAACAGCAGTGGGACAGGTGTGTACCAGGCGTGAAAGTAATACAGCAATTATTCTCCAGTATTTGGTGACCAGAACGCCCATACTGAATGAAACCTCTACTAATGTCTTTGTGTAGCTGGTTTCTGCTGTATGGTCCTCGATTTTTATAAGGTTATGATCAACAGTGACTTAATACGACTTAACTACGATTTAGAATGACTGTATTGTAGAATTGGAACGCAGTGATAGAAGGAAGGAATGACGAAACATAAATTGCATGTActctgtttgtgatgtctttattaAATAAAGATGATTCATTATGTGTGGAATATCATTGACACAGCCCCTTCTCACTCAGTGCACTTTGAGGAGAGGAGCAGCGAGAGCAGGGGCGGCGTAGGCCACAGGCGTGTGgatggcgggggcggcgtaggccacgGGCGCGGCGGCGATGGCGGGGGCGGCCAGGAGGCGGGCGGTCTGCGACACGCGGTACGTGTTGGCGTACGAGGAGGCGGCGGGCGCCACGGCCACGGGGGCGTGGGCGACGGCGAATGCGGGGGCGGCCACGGCAGGCGCCAcggcgacggcgggggcggcgtagcCTCCCAGGTAGCCGGCGTGGGCGGCGGCCACGGCGCACATTAGGATCACCTGCAACAGGAAAGGACCATCGTCTATGTATTGAAATTGCTAATCTCTCAATTAGGTCCTGGTGAGGAAGTAAGAGGACTAATTTTAGTTTGCTATTACGTCACTGTAATTAGTGTGATTTCACTACAAAGCTTTGACTGGAAACGAGCTAAATTTTTCCTATAGTTCTTTGGGAAATTTCTGTTTAACACAGCCCACAAATAACATGGAGCCACATGTTCTTGTCCAACAGCAGTTGTATTAATTAATATCACCATCTCGTTGAAAGGGTGTAAAGctttaataaaagaaaagaaagtactAGGTCCAACAGCAGTTTTATTAATTAATATGACCATCTCGATGACAGGGCATAACacttaaacaaaataaaagaaagtagTATGATGATCAAAttcactggcagattaaaaccgtgtgccagacctagactcgaactcaggaactttgcttttcacgggcaagtactgTATCgactttttgtttcattttgttcggtattgttcgttgcgtttggtatgggcggacatcacaagacatccgttgaaaTTGATCTTCGATTCCTTTACTCAATTATTTATAACAGAGggtgagcagccctctgaccgaacacgctgaggtaccgtgccgacAAAATTAAGTATATGTATAAAGATCAGATCTATCCTATGGTGATAGACAACCAATCTATGTGTACGTTATAATGATTTGTCGGGGGGTCTACTATCAAACTCCACGCATATTTAGCTGTGGTGTTAGCGAATCCTCCCATTTGCTGCCACACAGATTGTTAACCAAAAATTGAGTTGTACGAGGGAGTGTTGAACACGGCCCGTCTGGTTTACAGTCCAACACCGCagccacttaaccacgacgccgccAGTAGACTGAGTTaacacaagcacgactcatgacctatCCTCACAGTTTCAGTACGATGATCAGTTTGCCACTGAACTTTAGTATGCAAAATAATCGTCATTATTCAGGAAGTCTCATACAAATCGAATGATTTCACAGGCCAGTCCATGTAACAAAATATGGACGCCCTTATGAGTCCCATGCGCAGTTACGTTTACAATCTCCAAGCATCCGATATTTCCTCTTATCTAACCAAGGAGTTATACACTACGCTTGCttgtcatttttctttaattttcccatTTTTTACAGCTCTTCAAGTGTTTTTTCAACTAGGTGACGTTTATATTCATATCCTTTCTTTTCTGGGCTAGACATTCCGAATTAAGAGTTCAGTATCATATTTCAATTACCTTAGAGCATAAAATCTTACTTGAAATGAACTTCTATTAATATAAAGCGAGATTAGAATCTTTCGAGGAAAATCGACCTATAAATGAGGAAATTACCTTACTCAAGTATGAAAATCGATATCATGTTatcggcggccggtgtggccgagcggttctaggctcgtcAATCTGGAACGGcccgaccgctgctgtcgcaggttcgaatcctgcctcgagcatggaagtatgtgacgtccttaggttagttaggtttaagtagttctaagttctatggaactgatgacctcagatgttaagtcccatagcgctcagagccatttgaaccatttgatatcatgTTATCATTGTTATTAATATGTTCAGAAACAGAAAACTGAGCACTATGACTTTAATGAGTCTACGGTATTGGCAAATGATTACAAATGATTACCTTGGTACTGTAACAAAACTTCAAACATTAAGAAGAGAATGCAGTACAATAGTGAGGATCTTACAAGTTGAGAAACATTTGTGTTTTCCGTTATACCATTCTTCCACTAGAGCTTTTCCCGCTGTCAACTCCTCTTGCCTTTCGAAAGccacgtttcctttccttcaaaCGGAACCACTAATTGGCAAATTGTACCAGCTATACTATGCCAGACACGTGttaattaaccaaaacatgaaatacTCGTACATGACCCTGTACCCTACTATCGTGTATCTGAAACTCTCTGATACGTTACCAGGATGAACTTCTGAGGTCACTTAACGTCTGCAGGAGATCTGCTGTACATTGTCATTAccataatattttgtaaaaatgaaCCTAACCGCGTGTCTCTAAACAGATtgtaacataaaaatgaaaaacataaataagCAGGAATATTAATGTTTGCGGATTCATATAACGTACACCAGAATTGCGCTTGGATCTTATGTACCATTCGTCAATGGCGGACATAAAACAATAAATGTCCACAATTTCAACTATTCACGGAAATTAGTTTTTTTCAGTACAGTATGTTTTCTTGGCAAAGAGTAGTCTACTAATATTATACATATGCCTTAATTTGCGAGAGAAATTTCTTAtaatgtgcgtctggagcacagcattgtgtgctaGTGcatcatggactgcgggaaaaccagaaaagatgagaAGCGAAGCATccgagaagtggtgctacagaagaatgttgaatattaagtggactgataaggtaagaaatgagaaggttccccgcagaatcgatgaggaaaggagtacatggaaaacactgacaagaataagggacagcatgataggacatctcttaagacttcAGTGGATAAGTGCCCTGgtaacagagggagctgtagagggtaagaactgtagagcaagacagagatttgaatgtatccagcaaataattgaggatgtaaattgcaattgctactctgagatggtatTAAAGGGTCGATACCGGACagggattcgtggcgggctgcataaaaccagtgagaaggctgacgactcaaaaaataaaaaaattaaaaattaaaaaaggaactcATTTTGCTATTGAAAAAGAATACGGCGACAGTGCAGACAGTGCACGATGCACACTAATTACATTCCATTACACAAGCCGAAGTACTGAGTTGCATAAGAGTGCATGAATGTAGGTAACCACCTGCTACTCAGTACTTGCTGTCTTAGACTTTTAATAACCAGTACTACCAAATTAAAAAAATTCCAACACGTTATTGCCTGTATGTTAAAATCAAAGTTTTACTTCACACGAATACCGTACATGCGTACGGTGGTCTCGCCTGTATTTGACTTCAGGTGGTGGGCATAGCCACGTACTCACCAGCTTGTACATGATGTGAGAGGTCTGCTGTCGTCTACAAACAACTGATGTGGAGTAGAATCGCCGTGAGCTTATATAGGAGTGGCTCCCGTACTCGCAGTTCTGTCGTCTCGTTTGCAATCTGGACCGGTAGCGCGTTACGCCAGTGCGTTCTTGATCCCATTCGCTATCCGCCAGCGATCGAGAGCCAAATACCCTACTTTTTATTATAACTGGCTGCACAACAGCTAACTACTTAACAGTGAATTCTACTTCTAAATCCAGTTCCCAAATTCACTGATTCAACGGGCGTTGTGATCACGCACAAATATAGCTACAGTCGAGACAAGCAAATATGACTAGGACGGCCCGTTCGTCTTCTCAGGTTCGCTGTCCCTGGAATTTTATTTCATGGAGAATGATATTTCCTCTTGCTGTGTAAGCAGAAAGGCTTGTTGTAAGTTTATTCCGAGCTCCTGACGATGTTACGGAGTGTCCTTCCATTTGACTGCTATGACCGCTTGATTCTAATTCTATGTTCATCGTCCTCATATTCAATCACTTTTGTCGTTTCTCGTCAATGCTTCTGTACCATCCAGGAATGTGCAGGAATAAATCAATATTGTGCATATCTTGCCTACTGACTTTATATCATGAAACAAATAATATCTTAAAACAACCCTTCAATGCTCCAAATCGTGTGATTTATTGACGCCATATCGATATTAGGAACTGTATAACTTGAGTGCACTTCATTTTACGGGGTATACATCATCTTATAAATATCGAAATAAAATACCGCTTAAGATGGGATCCTACCCAGTattaaatggctggctctgagcactatgggacttaacttctgaggccatcagtcccctagaacttagaactactgaaatctaactaacctaatgacatcgcacacatccatgcccgaggcaggattcgaacttgcgaccgtagcggtcgcgcggttccagactgcagcccctagaaccgctcggccactccggccggcttacccaGTATTAGTTTTGCATTAATAAATAACGTAATTTGCTCCTGTCATGGCCAGTTTGCGGAGCTTTGATTTGCTTGTAATTTGGTCCTTTTGAGGATCATTTACAAATTACATTTCGCTACGATATGTGCAGGAACGTAAAAAAGTTGTAAACAAGATTTCTCTTGTCAGGTTTGTTGCTGTTGTCATTTTACCCAGCAGCAACACGAACTGTACATTTGCTTACAGTACACTGTTTCCTTTGTACCGCACTATAAATATTCAGGATCCTCAAGCGTTTCGATTTTCATAGGATATACTTCCAGCTATTGATATGCAACGTTACATGATTTtgatttttcccattttttttggtcatcagtcttctgttggTTTTAATGCGTCCATCCACGAATTCCTCTTATGGACCAATCTTTTCGTCTCAGAATAGCACATGCAACATACATCttcacttatttgctggatgtattcagaaCTCTGTGTTTCTCTCCGGGTTTTATCCCTTGCAGCTCACTCTACTACCATGGGTGTtaatacctgatgtcttaacagatgtcctgtcatcctatcctttcttcttgtcggtgtttcccATATAGTCTTTCCCGCGTCGAATCGGCAGAGAACATCCTCATTTCCTACCTTATTAGTCCATCTaaaattcagtattcttctgtagtaccacaactcaaatgcttcgattctctgctttTCCGGTTCTATCATAATCCGTGTTTCACTGCCACtcatgctgtgccccaaacgtacattcttagaaatttcttcctcaaattaaagtctttgtttcatattagtagatttctcttggtcaggaatgccataCTACCAtctttacctgtgctagtctgctttgtatGTCCTTGTTTGGTCCATCATAGGTTATTCTGctacccaggtagcagaattcattatcttcttcttctatttcgtgatcatcaatcctgacattaagtttctctctgttttcacttctgctacttctcattactttcgtcttccttcgatttactctcaatctacattctgtactcattaaactgttcgttCCACGCAGcacttcctgtaattcttcttgacgttcacggagaatagcaatgtcatcagcgaatctttcaccttgaatattaatcccAATCTTGAATCTTCTTCCGTGATTGGCCTTTCTAGagctgttcattcctcttcaactgaactgcctactgaggtattcatTATCGTAGTACgtatagcgtcagagaacttcaagcgcttcTGTTCCGTACCCCACGTTTTACCGATCTCAATTACAATTTATACTGTTCTCATATAGGAAGCTACACAGAGCGATGGGATGTGAATATTAAATGTTCTGAGTCCTGTCCCGCTTTTCATCCGCGTGATATTAGGTTGAATATGGCACTAACACTATATGTGAGTGTATTTTAGACACAAATGTTAAAATTATTCGTGTTTTTTCATACTTTGGTCTCAATACactatatgacacacacacacacacacacacacacacacacacacacacacacacacacacacacacacacacatgcacaagagagagagagaacgcaatTTATCagaagcagttcaaatggttcaaatggctctgagcactatgggactcaacttctgagatcataagtcccctagaacttagaactacttaaacctacctaatctaaggacatcacacacatccatgcccgaggcaggatcaaaCCTGCGATCAtagtggtcgggcggttccagactgtagcgcctagaaccgctcggccaactcggccggctCAGAAGCAGTTCTGAACACGAAGCTACAGTAGTTTCCGTGACAATCTCTTAAATTATGGGATATAGCGctagtaaaattttgtaaatgacacaATGTACAGTACACAGAACACTGACGCAAATATGGCATCGTtgcgcggagtggcctcgcggtttgaggcgccacgtcgcTGACTGCGCatccctcccgccggaggatcgaggcctccctcgggcatgggtgtgtgtgtgtgttgttcttagtataagttagtttaagtagtgtgtaagtctaaggaccgatgacctcagcagtttggtcccttaggaattcccacacatttgaacattttaaatgtGGCATCAGGGTGACGCCATATTATTATATGCAGTATGTTTTCCACTCCACACATTTCTACGTTACTTTTCAGGGCAGCCTACCAAACTAAATCATACAGTTTTCGGGATATATATGAATGTAAGCTGcctgttccttcgaaagaacagacaccacgcagatcccacagctgcaaaacacttcATGTAAACTGAAGTGGCATCTCTGTTGTCGGCTGCAGCGGGCCATTAAGCGGACTCAGCGACGACGAGCGGAAATGTGTACCGCAGCGTGATTCGAATCCTGGATCTCCCGCTTACTAGCAGGTgcgataaccactgcgccatccgaggCACAGCAGTACGCCTAATGGCCGCTCCACACTCCCACCGagagccacctatccgcagtcccttcTTAAGTGTGAGCAATGCGAATGTGAGATTCGTTACTCCTTAAAATTCCTATGTGCATTTTTCTGCCAAACACATCTGTAATatgaagctgtaaataaataagcataacaggttaaatttcgcgtagccGTATTGTTCTGTGATTACCTTTGAATGACTAGCATGACCAAATTTACACTCACATATTAAAACGATACAATTTCGCTGTATTGTTGAAAATTCGTCACTtgaaaagaaattaagtttttccttTTTCTAGCTTTCTAAAGCTATAATTCTGACGATTCTTCACAGATAGGAGAACTTTTTGTGCATCTTCCGACATAAGTAAATAATACACTTTTCTTACCTACCGGATGTGGTTCAAGGGAGAAGGAGGGGAAAGTAAGAACGGTGCTGCTCACTAAAATCTGGAGCCCCACATATCCTCATCCGCAGCTGAGCGACTTCAGGTTTGTTGTTTTACCTCAAACGCAATTTGCAATTTCAACAGTACATACATTTTAATAACGCTGTCTAGTCATGAAACGTTTataagcatggttcaaatggctctgagcactatgggacttaacatctgtggtcatcagtcccctagaacttagaactacttaaacgtaactaacctaaggacatcacacacatccacgcccgaggcaggattcgaacctgcgaccgtagcggtcgcgcggttccagactaaagcgcctagaaccgctcggccacaccggcctgcaaacGTTTATAGAATTCGAGAGTAAATGCACTGAACAATAGTTATTATTCGATTTTCATTTGATACCTGGTAGTTACTTCACTTCATAGGACTATAGGACTTATGTCTTCGCATAATAATATTTGACAATATCACATAAATAATGCCCATTGTGTAGTTTTCCGAAATATTGATTGGCCTTACCCCAGCACCTTTTATGTTACGTCTCGGCTAGTGTcgatttattttcatatttaactAATATGTTTCTCCACTGGAATTGTTCCTAGCAAAGTTATCGGCAATAATTTTAAtagtttcctccactggtatattGGTATAGAGATTTTTCATATCTAGGGAAGCTAGCGTGCTTGAGGATGGAAGTTTTGAATTTGCTTGGTTTTCGCTACGCCTTGCGGCACATACTGTATACTAAACTTTTGGGCAGCCGCCTCTGTGGAAAGGTTTCCGCCCTCTTATGCTTAGACAGTCCTGTGTCAGCTTTTCGTACCTCACGAGGCTGTCTCACCTCGCAATGTTGCGTCgcttgtgctatattttgtagggCATAACATCCGCGCTTGCCTGCAGCTGCCGCTACCGCAAACGACTTTCTACTTCCCACGTTTCTGATCAAACGTGGTCGGTGTGCTACACGAGTGTTTGTGTTCGTAATCTATCATGAATCACTTGTTCTGAGTTTCGTTGGCTCCACTGGGACTGGGTTAGCAAACAACGCGTGGTTAATGTCTAAGAATACGTGTTTTGCTTGTTCGGTGTGCGAAGCGGGTGTAGGGAGTTTTTCATTTTGTGTCGGTCTCATGTTTTGCACCAGTGACTGTGTGTGTTACCGGCGTAAATTGACACCACGTCTAATGACATCGTTTTGATTGCTTGGCGAGGTTTCCAGTGTTATATGCCGTTCCTAATGGGATACTTATGTTTGTCATGTGTGCAAAACATTTGGAGGTTTAGTGCTCGAAAGCTATTCCAGAGGCTTAGCACAGCCAGCTGTACGTTGAAACCTGCGTTGCGCAATCCGACTGAAATTCTGTATTCGTTTCCGTAATTGTGGTAGCAGCATTCACGTAGTGAACTCCATCATTTGCAATGAAATCGGCACAGTGTTAGCCCCTACGCATACATGTCTGCAAGTAGAAGTTATTTGAATTGTTTCTCTCCACTGTGACATTGGTTCGTAACTTATTTTAAAATTCGAAAGCTCTGATTAGCTTCATCCAAGTTCCGTCAGCACCAGGTTGGAATTTGTTTCCTGCGGCAGACAACGCTAATTTGTTGTCAGAATGGTTTTGTTGGTGTGAGTGTTCCTGACCTATCGCGTATCACCTTTTCAGGAATTGTTGATAGCTCCATGGTAGTTAGTGCcactatggttcaaaatggctctaagcactatgggacttaacatctgaggtcatcagtcccatagacttagaactacttaaacctaaataacctaacgacatcatacacatccatgcccgaggcaggattcgaacctgcgaccgtagcagcagcgcggttccgggctgaagcgcctagaaccgctcggccacagcggccggcagtgccaCTATGATATGAAATCTGTGATTAGGCACTCATGTGTCGTGTGTATTTTGGTAGTCCAACTACGTGAACGACTAGTGCCTTACAGTTTGTCTGCCTAGTGTCTTGTATTAACGATTGTTTCCAGATCCTTGAGGAATGCCGTTGACTTTAGCTGGTTGTAAGGAACGAGATCTTTTTTGATTTTATTATGCGAATATTTGGTATACTTGTCCGTGCTGCTTGTTTTACCAACGTGCGTAAATTATTAAGTTGTACCCTTGTATTGCGTTAGGAACAACGAACATGTGTTCGTTGTTGTGGTCATTCATTTTTCTCGGTGGCTTTCTTGATCTCTCATCTCCCAAGTCCTACAAGGAGAACTCTTCCAGTTCTTTAGAGCGTTGGTTACCGCCATATTCTGGATTTATTGTCAGTGTTGATCTGGCAAGTGCCTGTTTAATTATAGAAATGTTA
Coding sequences within:
- the LOC124788754 gene encoding cuticle protein 12.5-like, translated to MSNVRAAKRSRWMRSNSYDFFILTWVILMCAVAAAHAGYLGGYAAPAVAVILMCAVAAAHAGYLGGYAAPAVAVAPAVAAPAFAVAHAPVAVAPAASSYANTYRVSQTARLLAAPAIAAAPVAYAAPAIHTPVAYAAPALAAPLLKVH